The following proteins are co-located in the Microbulbifer sp. VAAF005 genome:
- a CDS encoding penicillin-binding transpeptidase domain-containing protein, with product MRRFKWFIAVFVFGVSSSVIAEDEISCGKLCAFVLKNSRTSEYTVINRERAARQFTPFSTFKVPNTLIALDLGLVENLLQELTYNHDKYPAKAWWPAIWSERPLTIREAFQNSAVPIYQQLATEIGAKRMNRYLAGFNYGNRDASSGIDTFWLNESIKISALEQVDFLERLFTGQLPVSQSAIDKFKEVMLVEETDTYKLYAKTGGGPLAKNKALGWYIGIVESNNNIHYFAINIDGSSFREVQKKRIEIARKKLSELGVI from the coding sequence TTGAGGCGCTTTAAATGGTTTATTGCAGTTTTTGTTTTTGGTGTCAGTAGCTCGGTGATAGCTGAAGATGAAATCTCATGCGGAAAGCTATGTGCTTTCGTGCTTAAGAATAGTCGAACTTCTGAATATACGGTAATCAATAGGGAGAGGGCAGCCAGGCAGTTCACACCATTCTCTACTTTTAAGGTTCCCAATACCCTTATTGCACTTGACTTGGGTTTAGTTGAGAACCTGTTACAAGAGCTAACCTATAATCATGACAAATACCCGGCTAAAGCGTGGTGGCCTGCAATCTGGTCAGAAAGGCCTTTGACAATTCGCGAAGCATTTCAAAATTCAGCGGTTCCGATCTATCAGCAATTAGCAACGGAGATTGGCGCTAAGAGAATGAATCGGTATTTGGCAGGTTTTAATTATGGTAATCGGGATGCTTCGTCTGGTATTGATACCTTCTGGCTCAATGAGAGTATCAAAATATCAGCGTTGGAGCAGGTAGACTTCCTGGAGCGTTTATTTACTGGTCAATTACCTGTATCGCAGTCAGCTATAGATAAATTTAAAGAAGTGATGCTGGTAGAGGAGACTGATACCTATAAGTTATATGCAAAAACAGGAGGAGGGCCATTAGCTAAGAATAAGGCTTTAGGCTGGTATATTGGAATTGTAGAGTCCAATAACAATATTCATTATTTTGCGATTAACATAGATGGCAGCAGTTTTCGGGAAGTACAAAAGAAAAGAATTGAAATTGCCAGAAAAAAACTATCTGAGTTGGGGGTTATTTAG
- a CDS encoding isochorismatase family cysteine hydrolase, which produces MHAWKSLTSQESSKSTLLCISNKFVFQKIENLIMSIPGTNDSQDKNGPVKAHPYDWPFNGDLRPENTALVIIDMQVDFCGEGGYVDKMGYDLEAMRRPIQPIRTILNTMRAENYYIIFTREGHRPDLSDLPPNKLWRSRQIAAGIGDQGPLGRILVRGEPGWEIISELEPLPGEVIIDKPGKGSFFATDLELILELRNIQNLILVGVTTDVCVHTTMREANDRGFECITLTDCTGATDIVNHGAALKMITMQGGVFGAYTDSKKFLKGLTEASKSR; this is translated from the coding sequence TTGCACGCCTGGAAAAGCCTTACCTCACAAGAAAGCTCAAAATCAACGCTATTATGCATTAGCAATAAGTTTGTCTTTCAAAAAATTGAGAACTTGATAATGAGTATTCCTGGAACCAACGACTCACAGGATAAAAATGGTCCCGTGAAAGCACACCCTTATGACTGGCCATTTAATGGTGATCTGCGCCCAGAAAATACCGCCCTTGTCATTATCGACATGCAAGTTGATTTTTGCGGCGAAGGCGGGTATGTAGACAAAATGGGGTATGATTTAGAGGCAATGCGCCGGCCAATACAACCCATTAGAACCATCTTAAATACTATGCGCGCGGAGAACTATTACATTATTTTCACTAGAGAGGGGCATCGCCCTGACCTCTCTGACCTCCCTCCCAATAAGCTTTGGCGGTCGCGCCAAATAGCTGCAGGAATCGGGGATCAGGGCCCTCTGGGAAGAATTCTCGTTCGAGGAGAACCCGGCTGGGAAATCATCTCAGAACTGGAACCACTTCCAGGCGAAGTAATTATAGATAAACCCGGCAAAGGATCATTCTTTGCAACTGACCTGGAACTTATATTAGAGCTGCGAAATATTCAAAACCTAATTCTTGTTGGTGTGACTACTGATGTCTGTGTTCATACCACAATGAGAGAGGCGAATGATCGAGGGTTTGAGTGCATCACACTAACAGACTGTACAGGTGCTACAGACATCGTTAATCATGGTGCAGCCCTGAAAATGATTACTATGCAAGGGGGCGTTTTTGGCGCATACACTGACAGTAAGAAGTTTTTGAAAGGTTTAACTGAAGCCTCTAAAAGCAGGTAA